In Astyanax mexicanus isolate ESR-SI-001 chromosome 7, AstMex3_surface, whole genome shotgun sequence, the genomic stretch ACAGCTTTAGAATTTCTGCTTAGAAAAAAATGCTTTACAGAGATTTTAAATTCGAGTTCTCAATAAAATTGAAAATTGAATGAAAAATTGTGCACAAATAATGTCCGGTAGAAAAGAACACACTCTCCGACCAAACTTTAAACACGCATAGATACACAATTTAAAAATGCACATTATGGAAAACGAAGtgctttattgtttatatttacagtaaatcaCCAACAACAAGTGTAAAGTGTGTATTATAAGTCTTATACATAAAACacccatttaaactttttttgtatgTTACCTTAAACCATCCCAGTGTATAAAATCTAACTTCAAATAAGTGGAAAAGATTGTTAAGGCCAGAAAACACAGATCAAACTAACAAATATGAACAAACAGAACAGAGTAGCCAGAACAATACAACCTTTAATAAACTAGTAACTCATAAACTGATATGGACATATTAGATTATGTGACGTGTTCTTTAAACCTTttgaaggttcttcacactcacacatatctTTTTCAAACATAGTTCTTTAGGGTCAGTGTCCCCAAAGTGACATGACATGTATTACATATTGCCTGGGACTGGAAGATGTTTAAACCCTGGTTTTATGGCaccaaaaaattatatttattgtaattattcaTAGCATTATTTGCAGCATTACTAATATGTTagaatgtttgtgtttattgtgttaatatTAAGTGTTGGTCATGTGCTCTGGCCTccagaatattattatatattatgtgcAGATTAGAACTAGCAAATAATGAAGATATCCAGCAGTAGTACATCTACTTCACTTCCACAGTAGATTTATTTTCATTACATTGAGTGTAATATATTTGATTTAGGATTCAAAGGCCTTTGTTGTTTTTCAGTTCCATCCTTTGTCCTTTTAATTAATCACACAGAGCAGCATGAGCCACGAAAACACTCATTACTCTGTTTAAAATAGACAAGCACACTTGTTGACTGTGTTGTGTTTGTTGCGATAGGTCCATTTGTGCGATTGGTTTCAGTATAATAAGCATGATCAAAGACATGATAGCATTTGCAGAGGTTACAGACTTCATAACGTGAGTTTCTGTCGTATGACACATTGTTGCAGGGGTCGTTTAGGTTCATGCTGGGCAGCTTTAGCTTGACAGTAGATGCCAGAGCAGCGGCAGAAGGACTAGCAGGTAGGTGACCCCTCCGCTGAGCCTGGCTGCATGCCCCGTCACATTGCAGTCGTCTGAGTAACAGCAGTACACCTTCACCCCTGGAGCTCTGTAGCCTTGGCTGTTGGCTTGGCTACAGAAGGATTTGTAGGAGCAGGACTTCATCACACCACCTAGTAAGAAAAAGGGAAGCTGCATTAATAGCAAAGCAGTTAAGAAGATGAACTCAGAATTATGAGCATTGAGGTTCTAATGTGTTTTGCACTCCTTAAAGAGATAGTGGACCCCCCTGCGGACTCTGCGTACCCCCTGATGTGTCTGAGCCGTGACCAGACGGAGCAGTCTGTAAGCCACCTACCCATTTTATCCAGTAAGCCCCTGATCTTCCTATTACttgcacatacacactcacacatacacatgcatacatacatacatattataaTGCAGGGTCTGAAGATAGGAATGAACCTTCCATCACACTTCCTATAaatcctgtatttataatgcatcataTGGCATAACTCCTATATACCAAAAGCTACACACTTAGCAGGTCATACAATACAAGTATGTGACTTAATAAAGAATTAAAGAGTCATAATGCCTGTGGCctcataatatctgttcatagaAAAACATTGTACATACTAATAAGACATTAAGAAACCTGCCCTCATGAAGAGACATAGTTGTAAATTATAACAAGTTCTGTATGTAGGTATAAGTATTCATAAGTTATTAAACAATAGCTTATAACAGCTTTTATAAGGTATTATGTGTGCCATATTATGTACAATGTTTTATAAATACAGGATTCAAAGGAAGCATTACCCAAATAACCTTATATTATAACCAAATATGAAATACCCATTAGCTTAAAACTTACTGCCATGTCCTTTGACCACAGCGCAGGCGTCCGAGTAGCTTGGACACGTTTTGGACCCCTGTCGATTGCAGTCTTCGTCTGTCGACCCCATGCAGGTGTAACAGTGCAGTGCCCAACCTAGCCAGAAAA encodes the following:
- the ly6pge gene encoding lymphocyte antigen 6 family member pge — its product is MRAVQCCLLLALSVVLFASYSWALHCYTCMGSTDEDCNRQGSKTCPSYSDACAVVKGHGSGVMKSCSYKSFCSQANSQGYRAPGVKVYCCYSDDCNVTGHAARLSGGVTYLLVLLPLLWHLLSS